A window of Vibrio ishigakensis contains these coding sequences:
- the cyaY gene encoding iron donor protein CyaY, protein MKDSEFHQLADQQMSAIEEAIEDSGADIDFEITGNVMTLEFEDRSQIIINKQEPMREIWLASKTGGYHFALQDDKWICSKTGKELFELVKQECELQAGEEIDWV, encoded by the coding sequence ATGAAGGACAGTGAGTTTCACCAATTAGCGGATCAACAGATGTCGGCCATTGAGGAAGCCATCGAAGATTCAGGCGCTGACATCGATTTCGAAATCACGGGCAACGTAATGACCCTAGAATTCGAAGACCGTAGCCAGATCATCATCAACAAGCAAGAACCAATGCGCGAGATCTGGTTAGCCTCTAAAACCGGTGGCTATCACTTTGCTTTGCAGGACGACAAATGGATCTGTTCAAAGACAGGTAAAGAACTGTTTGAATTGGTAAAACAAGAGTGTGAGCTTCAAGCCGGCGAAGAGATCGACTGGGTTTAA
- the lptM gene encoding LPS translocon maturation chaperone LptM — MKKIITLLCLGSALVLAGCGQTGPLYMPEDAPQQSPDQPAQ; from the coding sequence ATGAAAAAAATTATCACGCTATTGTGCCTAGGTTCTGCTCTTGTTCTAGCAGGCTGTGGCCAAACTGGACCTCTGTACATGCCAGAGGATGCACCACAACAATCACCGGATCAACCCGCGCAATAG
- a CDS encoding alpha/beta fold hydrolase: MSINAAESCTQEADFEYQIKYPIAKFWKNREQGFSLGKDHNKLYWVSLTSPAHDKAILMVNGRTESVWRYQELFFDLFKQGFDIYSFDHRGQGMSDRLLNDPHMGHVENFDDYIDDMDLIVKQFNFNRYSRRFILAHSMGGAISTRYIQTHASHPFHAIAVSAPMYDIKMPTPLRAIAKPLCKKLTQWRNQPHYAIGQSSYERTPFEDNPLSHCQTRFEWSADLFDNMSEIQMGGPTSQWVYQAIKGAEKCVRNAEKVNIPLLLIQPSLDTVVENRAQNQFIANLSKHRQDAILLPIPDAKHEVLVERDEQRNQALDAIFGFFDQ, encoded by the coding sequence ATGTCTATCAACGCCGCCGAATCTTGCACCCAAGAAGCCGACTTTGAGTATCAGATAAAGTATCCCATCGCGAAGTTCTGGAAGAACCGCGAACAAGGGTTTTCCCTTGGTAAAGACCACAACAAACTATACTGGGTCAGCCTAACCTCTCCCGCTCACGACAAGGCCATCCTTATGGTCAATGGTCGTACCGAGAGTGTGTGGCGCTATCAAGAATTGTTTTTCGATCTATTCAAACAGGGATTCGACATCTACTCCTTTGACCATAGAGGTCAAGGGATGTCAGACAGACTGCTCAATGACCCACATATGGGACATGTAGAAAACTTCGATGACTATATCGATGATATGGACTTGATCGTTAAGCAGTTTAATTTCAATCGCTACAGTCGACGCTTTATCTTGGCTCATTCTATGGGTGGCGCGATCTCCACTCGCTATATCCAAACCCATGCCTCACATCCTTTCCACGCGATTGCGGTAAGTGCGCCTATGTACGACATCAAGATGCCGACACCACTGCGCGCTATTGCCAAGCCTCTGTGCAAAAAGCTCACCCAGTGGCGCAATCAACCGCACTATGCAATAGGCCAATCTAGCTATGAGAGAACCCCGTTTGAGGATAACCCTTTAAGCCACTGCCAAACTCGCTTCGAATGGTCGGCCGACCTGTTTGATAATATGAGTGAGATCCAGATGGGCGGTCCAACCTCACAATGGGTGTATCAGGCGATAAAAGGGGCAGAAAAGTGTGTTCGCAATGCCGAGAAGGTGAATATCCCGCTACTGCTCATCCAGCCTAGCCTAGATACTGTGGTTGAAAACCGAGCTCAAAATCAGTTTATCGCTAACCTCAGTAAGCACCGTCAAGACGCTATCCTACTGCCTATTCCAGATGCAAAGCATGAGGTTTTGGTAGAGCGAGACGAACAGCGCAACCAAGCCCTAGATGCTATATTTGGGTTCTTCGACCAGTAA
- the xerC gene encoding tyrosine recombinase XerC, with protein MQNPVPDSLSDRLEAFIAHLKNERGVSEHTQANYHRQLTIIAGQLSALGVTEWQKVDTAWVRQIAAKGAREGLKPNSLATRLSCLRSFFDFLVLKGVIKANPAKGVSSPRAHKRLPKNLDVDQTNQLLEIDMDDPLAIRDRAMMELMYGTGMRLSEIVSLDVDHISNGRGEIRVIGKGNKERIVPFSGEARVWVEHWCRVRPDLLKYEEPALFISKLGKRISHRNVQKRMAEWGIKQGVSSHVTPHKLRHSFATHILESSGNLRAVQEMLGHESLSTTQVYTHLDFQHLAQVYDNAHPRAKKKSED; from the coding sequence ATGCAGAATCCTGTACCTGATTCTCTATCTGATCGCCTAGAAGCATTTATCGCGCATCTTAAGAATGAGCGAGGGGTGAGCGAGCATACCCAGGCCAACTATCATAGACAATTGACTATTATCGCTGGGCAACTTAGCGCTCTAGGTGTTACTGAATGGCAGAAGGTGGACACGGCATGGGTACGCCAGATAGCGGCGAAAGGGGCTCGTGAGGGTCTAAAACCCAACAGTTTAGCTACACGTCTTTCTTGTTTGCGCAGCTTTTTTGATTTCTTAGTGCTAAAAGGTGTTATCAAAGCAAATCCAGCTAAAGGGGTAAGCTCACCCCGAGCACACAAGCGTCTTCCTAAAAACCTCGATGTAGACCAAACCAATCAACTTCTCGAGATAGACATGGATGATCCCTTGGCTATTCGTGATCGCGCCATGATGGAGTTGATGTATGGCACCGGAATGCGTCTGTCGGAGATAGTGTCGCTGGATGTTGACCACATCTCTAATGGGCGCGGAGAGATCCGAGTCATAGGTAAGGGTAACAAGGAGCGTATCGTTCCCTTTAGCGGTGAGGCCAGAGTCTGGGTGGAGCATTGGTGCCGAGTACGACCAGATCTGCTCAAATATGAAGAGCCAGCACTGTTTATCTCTAAACTAGGTAAACGAATTTCTCATCGCAACGTACAAAAGCGTATGGCCGAGTGGGGTATCAAACAGGGGGTTTCTAGCCATGTTACTCCCCACAAGCTGAGGCACTCATTTGCGACACATATTCTAGAGTCCAGCGGCAACCTAAGAGCGGTGCAAGAGATGCTCGGGCACGAGAGCTTGTCTACTACTCAGGTTTATACTCATTTGGATTTTCAACATCTAGCACAGGTGTATGACAATGCCCATCCTAGGGCGAAGAAGAAATCGGAGGACTAG
- the lysA gene encoding diaminopimelate decarboxylase, whose translation MDYFNYKDDGQLWAEDVSLSQVAEQFGTPTYVYSRATLERHWKAFDQSVGDFPHLVCYAVKANSNIGVLNALARLGSGFDIVSRGELERVVAAGGDPSKVVFSGVGKTADEIQRALELNIKCFNVESEPELERINQVASEMGVKAPISLRINPDVDAKTHPYISTGLRDNKFGIAFDQASRVYQVAQELPNLDVVGIDCHIGSQLTEIEPFIDAVDRLLGLIDQLRAEGVNIKHLDVGGGLGVVYRDELPPGPSDYAKALLARLHNHPDLELIFEPGRAIAANAGILLTKVEFLKHTEHKNFAIIDAAMNDLMRPALYQAWQDIVPVIPREGEAHTYDMVGPICETGDFLGKDRSLVLEQEDLLAVRSAGAYGFTMSSNYNSRPRVAEVMVDGDKVHLVRQRESIESLWQLESILPE comes from the coding sequence TTGGATTATTTCAACTATAAGGATGATGGGCAGCTGTGGGCTGAAGATGTCTCGCTGTCACAGGTTGCGGAGCAGTTTGGAACCCCAACATACGTCTATTCACGTGCCACGCTAGAGCGCCACTGGAAAGCGTTCGATCAATCTGTTGGGGATTTCCCTCATCTTGTTTGTTATGCCGTTAAAGCAAACTCAAATATTGGTGTTCTAAACGCCCTTGCTCGTTTGGGCTCTGGCTTTGATATCGTTTCTCGTGGTGAACTTGAGCGCGTTGTTGCTGCAGGTGGCGATCCGTCTAAAGTGGTGTTCTCTGGTGTAGGTAAAACTGCGGATGAGATCCAGCGTGCACTAGAGTTGAACATCAAGTGTTTCAACGTAGAGTCTGAGCCTGAGCTTGAGCGTATCAACCAGGTTGCGAGTGAGATGGGTGTTAAGGCGCCGATTTCTCTGCGTATCAACCCAGATGTGGATGCTAAGACTCACCCATACATCTCTACCGGCCTACGTGATAACAAGTTTGGTATTGCCTTTGACCAAGCGTCTCGCGTGTATCAGGTCGCTCAAGAGCTACCTAACCTAGATGTTGTTGGTATCGATTGCCACATCGGCTCTCAGCTTACCGAGATTGAACCTTTTATTGATGCGGTTGACCGTCTGCTAGGCCTTATCGACCAGCTTCGTGCCGAGGGTGTGAACATCAAGCACCTAGACGTAGGTGGTGGCCTTGGCGTTGTTTATCGTGATGAACTGCCACCGGGTCCATCAGACTATGCAAAAGCACTGCTAGCGCGTCTGCACAATCACCCTGACCTTGAGCTTATCTTTGAGCCGGGCCGTGCTATCGCAGCCAACGCAGGTATCCTGCTAACAAAAGTTGAGTTCTTGAAGCACACAGAACATAAGAACTTTGCCATCATCGATGCAGCTATGAATGACCTAATGCGTCCAGCGCTTTATCAAGCATGGCAGGACATAGTGCCTGTAATTCCTCGAGAGGGCGAAGCGCACACCTATGACATGGTTGGCCCTATCTGTGAAACGGGTGACTTCCTGGGTAAAGACCGTAGCCTAGTGCTTGAGCAAGAAGACCTGCTAGCGGTTCGCAGTGCGGGTGCTTATGGCTTTACTATGTCGTCAAACTACAACTCACGTCCGCGTGTAGCTGAGGTGATGGTTGATGGCGATAAGGTTCATCTAGTGCGTCAACGCGAGAGCATTGAGAGTTTGTGGCAGCTTGAGAGTATTCTTCCGGAGTAA
- a CDS encoding Cof-type HAD-IIB family hydrolase, whose translation MTQDANAIEQISIVASDLDGTLLAPDHQLSEYTKQTLKKLHEQGYTFIFATGRNHIDVAYIRETAGIPAYMITSNGARVHDQQDKLMHSENVEPSLVQGIVDVIRKDPQIMIHIYQDDLWWVNQTDDKILSFSERSGFKFQLFNQDNAPSTDIAKLFFTHESHEHLVTFEEELNEKFGDQLNVAFSTPWCLEVMAGSVSKGHALEVVAESLGKKLENCIAFGDGMNDVEMLTAAAIGNVMGTSHPRVKAALPNNPVIGSNEDDAVAHYLEQHLLD comes from the coding sequence ATGACCCAAGACGCTAACGCTATCGAACAAATCTCCATTGTCGCATCGGACCTAGATGGCACTCTACTGGCCCCCGACCACCAGCTATCGGAATACACCAAGCAGACATTGAAGAAACTGCATGAGCAGGGTTATACCTTTATTTTCGCCACCGGTCGTAACCATATCGACGTGGCGTATATCCGTGAAACTGCCGGTATTCCAGCCTATATGATCACCTCTAATGGTGCTCGTGTACACGACCAGCAAGACAAGCTGATGCACAGTGAAAACGTTGAGCCATCGCTAGTTCAAGGTATCGTGGATGTAATCCGCAAAGACCCACAGATCATGATTCATATCTACCAAGATGACCTTTGGTGGGTTAACCAGACCGATGACAAAATCCTGTCTTTTAGCGAACGTTCTGGTTTCAAATTCCAGCTATTCAATCAAGACAATGCACCTTCGACCGATATCGCTAAGCTTTTCTTTACCCACGAAAGCCATGAGCACCTAGTGACCTTTGAAGAAGAATTGAATGAGAAGTTTGGTGATCAGCTAAACGTTGCTTTCTCCACGCCTTGGTGTCTTGAGGTAATGGCAGGTTCAGTATCGAAAGGCCACGCCCTTGAAGTGGTAGCCGAGAGCCTTGGCAAGAAACTAGAAAACTGTATCGCTTTCGGTGATGGCATGAACGACGTTGAGATGCTAACGGCTGCTGCAATCGGCAATGTTATGGGCACCTCACACCCACGCGTGAAAGCTGCGTTGCCAAACAACCCTGTTATTGGTAGCAACGAAGATGACGCAGTTGCTCACTATCTGGAGCAACACCTGTTAGACTAA
- a CDS encoding ArsJ-associated glyceraldehyde-3-phosphate dehydrogenase has protein sequence MTIKIGINGFGRIGRLALRASFDWPEVEFVQINDVAGDTKTLAHLLEFDSVQGRWHHEVAANGSDMLIDGKTIKTTQEREIDAVDWSGCDVVIEATGVHRKTSFLNKYLEQGVKRVVVSAPVKEEGIANIVVGVNDEIFQPELHKIVTAASCTTNCIAPVVKVIHEKLGIEQSSFTTIHDLTNTQTILDAPHKDLRRARACGMSLIPTTTGSATAIVEIFPELKGKINGHAVRVPLANASLTDIIFDVKRDTTAEEVNALLKEASENELKGILGFEERPLVSIDYKGDQRSTIVDAQSTMVVGTRMVKIYAWYDNEMGYATRTAELVRTVGLADK, from the coding sequence ATGACTATTAAGATTGGTATTAATGGCTTTGGCCGTATCGGACGTTTAGCACTTCGCGCTTCTTTCGACTGGCCTGAGGTTGAGTTCGTACAGATCAACGACGTAGCGGGCGACACTAAGACCCTAGCTCACCTTCTTGAGTTCGATTCAGTACAAGGTCGCTGGCATCACGAAGTGGCAGCAAACGGTTCTGATATGCTGATCGATGGCAAGACCATCAAAACCACACAAGAAAGAGAGATCGATGCAGTTGATTGGTCTGGCTGTGACGTAGTAATCGAAGCAACGGGTGTGCATCGCAAGACTTCTTTCCTAAACAAATACCTAGAGCAAGGCGTTAAGCGCGTTGTGGTATCTGCGCCAGTTAAAGAAGAAGGCATTGCTAACATCGTAGTGGGTGTTAACGACGAAATCTTCCAACCTGAACTGCATAAAATTGTTACTGCAGCGTCTTGTACTACCAACTGTATCGCTCCTGTAGTTAAGGTTATCCATGAGAAACTAGGTATCGAGCAGTCGTCTTTCACCACTATTCATGATCTAACTAATACTCAAACCATTCTAGATGCACCACACAAAGACCTTCGTCGTGCACGTGCATGTGGTATGAGCCTGATCCCAACAACGACTGGCTCAGCAACGGCTATCGTTGAGATCTTCCCTGAGCTAAAAGGTAAGATCAACGGTCATGCAGTACGTGTTCCTCTAGCGAATGCTTCCCTAACCGACATTATCTTCGACGTTAAGCGTGACACTACTGCTGAAGAGGTTAATGCACTTCTTAAAGAAGCGTCTGAGAACGAGCTGAAAGGCATCCTTGGCTTTGAAGAGCGTCCACTAGTATCAATCGATTATAAAGGCGACCAGCGTTCTACTATCGTTGATGCGCAATCAACTATGGTTGTAGGCACTCGTATGGTGAAGATCTATGCTTGGTATGACAACGAGATGGGTTACGCAACCCGCACCGCTGAGCTAGTTCGTACCGTTGGCCTAGCTGACAAATAA
- a CDS encoding metalloregulator ArsR/SmtB family transcription factor has translation MLPNQFFKLLSDETRFRCLLMIARQGEMCVCDLTQSLQESQPKVSRHLAQLRQSGILIDERRGQWVFYHISSEIPGWAKAIIEGLKNSNCLREEYLQDIQRLVNTEQNACN, from the coding sequence ATGTTACCAAATCAATTTTTTAAGCTGTTGTCGGACGAAACCCGTTTCCGTTGCTTGCTGATGATCGCTCGTCAGGGAGAGATGTGCGTGTGTGACCTGACTCAGTCTCTACAAGAGAGCCAGCCTAAGGTGTCTCGTCATCTTGCTCAGCTAAGACAATCCGGCATCTTGATCGATGAGCGCAGAGGTCAATGGGTGTTCTACCATATTTCCTCAGAGATCCCTGGATGGGCCAAAGCCATCATCGAAGGCCTAAAGAATTCAAACTGCTTGCGAGAAGAATACTTGCAAGACATACAAAGACTAGTAAACACAGAGCAAAACGCCTGTAACTAA
- a CDS encoding COG3650 family protein: protein MKIQFRATKTWVALSSSLILFGCSQTPTPPAETDTTSADNQALVIDDSAPARILLKGQMIWGHEVRTLQPCGSENAFWVQLPEAFKQPVSNLTSEPYQPMYAEVFGYLEPTAAGFAEQYPAQFVVTEVNMVTAENPNRCEQSTRPDRAFGNEPFWNATYDEQKVTFTQMGQEAQEFTVKELEQDLTQTRVDYNSGSLTIDKQICRDTMSDSLYGTSSSVEVNGKAFKGCSTLSNQADQELFGSYAQTQDDGTTITLTLKPDHTSETRYSYADGSNDVTENGYWQPLTNGKIEATNVSYQGQKLIATREFELEGNQLSTQNETINGNEYPLTGKGLVLDKQ from the coding sequence ATGAAAATTCAGTTCAGGGCGACCAAAACTTGGGTTGCCCTCTCTTCAAGCTTAATACTGTTTGGTTGCAGCCAGACTCCAACCCCACCTGCCGAAACCGACACCACCTCTGCGGATAACCAAGCTCTGGTTATCGATGACTCAGCACCTGCACGCATCCTGCTCAAAGGGCAGATGATATGGGGTCATGAGGTCAGAACCCTGCAACCCTGTGGTAGTGAGAACGCATTCTGGGTTCAGCTTCCAGAAGCATTCAAACAGCCCGTTTCCAATCTAACTAGTGAGCCTTACCAGCCAATGTATGCTGAGGTATTTGGCTACCTAGAACCAACAGCGGCTGGCTTTGCAGAGCAGTACCCAGCTCAATTCGTGGTGACAGAAGTAAACATGGTTACCGCAGAGAACCCAAATCGTTGTGAACAATCTACTCGTCCTGACCGCGCCTTTGGTAATGAGCCGTTCTGGAATGCAACCTACGATGAACAAAAGGTTACCTTTACCCAGATGGGTCAAGAAGCTCAGGAATTTACAGTTAAAGAGCTTGAGCAAGACCTTACTCAAACCCGCGTTGACTATAACTCTGGTTCACTCACGATCGATAAACAGATCTGCCGTGACACAATGAGCGATAGCCTATATGGCACCTCTTCTTCGGTTGAGGTAAATGGAAAGGCCTTCAAGGGTTGCAGTACGCTCAGCAATCAAGCCGACCAAGAACTGTTTGGCTCTTACGCTCAAACCCAAGATGATGGCACCACCATCACCTTAACTCTAAAGCCTGACCACACCTCAGAGACTCGTTACAGCTACGCGGATGGCTCAAACGATGTCACCGAAAATGGTTACTGGCAGCCACTAACCAATGGCAAGATTGAAGCGACCAATGTGAGCTACCAAGGCCAAAAGCTTATTGCCACCCGAGAATTTGAGCTTGAAGGTAACCAACTCAGTACCCAAAACGAAACCATCAACGGCAATGAGTATCCACTTACAGGCAAAGGCCTAGTGCTAGACAAGCAATAG
- the yigB gene encoding 5-amino-6-(5-phospho-D-ribitylamino)uracil phosphatase YigB, with translation MRFYRGLSPIKAMTFDLDDTLYDNHPVIRNLERELRSWLVTRFPELDRFEATDWMAFKRKAINSHPDLKHDVTKAREKQLSLVFQSIGVAEEEIAEAVSDTMHQVYLLRNEFEVPESSIETLKQLSKIIPLVAITNGNVDLEKIGIAKYFQLVLKAGPNGKAKPSKDLFQKASDFLDLDPEHILHVGDHLISDVSGAKRAGFQAAWFNDKPRTLTTADKPSVLPDVEISYIPHLLKLI, from the coding sequence GTGCGCTTCTATCGTGGACTTTCGCCTATTAAGGCGATGACATTCGACCTTGATGACACCCTCTATGATAACCATCCGGTTATTAGAAACCTCGAGCGTGAGCTGAGGTCATGGCTGGTGACACGCTTTCCTGAGCTAGATAGATTTGAAGCCACTGATTGGATGGCGTTCAAGCGAAAGGCTATAAATAGCCATCCTGATCTAAAACACGATGTGACTAAAGCGCGCGAGAAACAGTTGTCTCTGGTGTTCCAATCCATAGGCGTTGCTGAAGAAGAGATAGCAGAGGCTGTGTCCGACACCATGCATCAGGTCTATCTACTGCGCAATGAGTTTGAGGTACCAGAAAGCTCTATCGAAACCTTGAAGCAGCTCAGTAAAATTATTCCGCTGGTGGCTATAACCAATGGCAACGTCGACCTTGAGAAGATAGGTATCGCCAAATATTTCCAGTTGGTGTTAAAGGCGGGGCCAAATGGCAAAGCTAAGCCATCCAAAGACCTTTTCCAGAAAGCGAGCGACTTTCTAGACTTAGATCCTGAACATATTTTGCATGTAGGTGACCACTTGATCAGTGATGTGTCAGGTGCAAAGCGAGCGGGTTTTCAGGCTGCATGGTTTAACGACAAACCCCGAACTCTAACTACAGCGGATAAGCCATCTGTATTGCCTGACGTCGAGATATCCTATATCCCTCACCTGCTTAAACTAATTTAG
- a CDS encoding tRNA-uridine aminocarboxypropyltransferase — protein MSCERCGFIHNCVCEAKPLVESPFELVLLYHPNELRRATNTGKLLASCLTQVSQYEWSRTAPPVELLERIKQHDNARLLFPSENSAPLEGALSTNSLYIVLDATWQEAKKMLNKSPWLQELAQVHLDSASDSNYSLRRNQEAGNLCTFEVGSAILAVHEETSSADKLNRFFQHYLKVFQADRSGHTLN, from the coding sequence ATGAGCTGTGAGAGATGTGGCTTCATCCACAACTGTGTGTGTGAAGCTAAGCCCTTGGTAGAAAGCCCGTTTGAATTGGTACTGCTCTATCACCCCAATGAACTGAGGCGTGCTACTAACACCGGAAAACTACTTGCGAGCTGCCTTACTCAGGTTTCTCAATATGAGTGGAGCAGAACAGCGCCACCTGTTGAGTTACTCGAGCGCATCAAACAGCATGATAATGCTAGGCTTCTGTTTCCATCTGAAAACAGCGCTCCGCTAGAAGGCGCTCTCTCTACCAATAGCTTATATATTGTGTTGGATGCTACCTGGCAGGAAGCAAAGAAGATGCTCAATAAAAGCCCTTGGTTACAAGAGCTTGCTCAGGTTCATTTGGATAGTGCTTCTGACTCGAACTACTCGCTGAGACGCAATCAAGAGGCAGGCAACCTGTGCACCTTTGAGGTTGGAAGTGCCATATTAGCTGTACATGAAGAAACAAGCAGCGCCGACAAGCTCAATCGCTTTTTCCAGCACTATCTAAAGGTCTTTCAGGCTGACAGAAGCGGACACACACTAAATTAG
- a CDS encoding DUF484 family protein yields MQTVEKAIPQISSHSVEEFLRDNPDFFVGREDLLDALTLSHEEKGSVSLVEIKLQRQREQLHSVQGEQQKLLNLISNNDRTLRHFIQAEKRMLFARCGEQVLSVLEYSAEQLKLKADLGIQDHQNSAVTVSKENWQRFKSQHLGERGVYLGRLKRSDRELLFGDKAANFDLGSFVIISFEHPELEGFLSFYSEDGGHFEPSQDTLYLGHLAMVTAHQICQLPWQTVQTLHAESCT; encoded by the coding sequence TTGCAAACGGTTGAAAAAGCCATTCCACAGATCTCCTCTCACTCAGTAGAGGAGTTCTTGCGTGACAACCCAGATTTCTTTGTGGGACGCGAAGACCTTCTTGATGCCCTTACTCTTTCTCATGAAGAGAAGGGCTCTGTCTCTTTGGTAGAGATCAAACTGCAACGTCAGCGTGAGCAGCTGCATTCGGTTCAAGGTGAGCAACAGAAGCTACTCAATCTGATTAGCAACAACGACCGCACTCTGCGACACTTCATCCAAGCTGAAAAACGTATGTTGTTTGCCCGTTGTGGTGAGCAGGTACTGAGTGTTTTGGAGTACAGCGCTGAGCAACTCAAGCTTAAAGCTGATTTAGGTATTCAAGACCACCAAAACTCCGCTGTAACCGTAAGCAAGGAAAACTGGCAGCGTTTCAAGAGTCAGCACCTTGGTGAGCGTGGTGTTTACCTGGGTAGACTTAAGCGCAGTGACCGCGAACTACTATTCGGTGATAAGGCAGCTAACTTTGACCTAGGTTCGTTTGTGATCATCTCTTTCGAGCATCCAGAGCTTGAGGGATTCCTCAGCTTCTATAGCGAAGATGGCGGTCATTTCGAACCAAGCCAAGACACCCTATATTTGGGACATCTGGCGATGGTAACCGCTCATCAGATCTGCCAACTTCCATGGCAAACCGTTCAGACGTTACATGCAGAATCCTGTACCTGA
- the dapF gene encoding diaminopimelate epimerase encodes MHFHFSKMHGLGNDFMVVDCITQNIFFSPELIRRLAGRHTGVGFDQLLVVEAPYDPETDFHYRIFNADGSEVEQCGNGARCFARFVTMKGLTNKYSIRVSTKKGKILLKLEGEDQVMVNMGVPEFEPNKIPFKAKQAEKTYILRAGHHTLFCGSVSMGNPHVVTVVDDVATANVEEIGPLLESHERFPERVNAGFMQVLSRDKINLRVYERGAGETQACGTGACAAVAVGIQQGLLDSSVEVSLPGGKLRIDWQGEGKPLFMTGSATHVFDGQISC; translated from the coding sequence ATGCATTTCCACTTTTCTAAGATGCATGGGCTTGGCAACGACTTTATGGTGGTTGATTGCATTACCCAGAACATCTTCTTTTCTCCAGAATTGATCCGCCGTTTGGCGGGTCGTCATACAGGCGTGGGCTTCGACCAGCTATTGGTTGTGGAAGCGCCGTATGACCCAGAAACCGACTTTCATTATCGTATCTTCAACGCAGATGGCTCAGAGGTAGAGCAGTGTGGTAACGGCGCTCGTTGCTTTGCGCGCTTCGTAACCATGAAGGGTTTGACCAACAAATACAGCATCCGTGTAAGCACCAAGAAGGGCAAAATCTTGCTCAAGCTTGAGGGCGAAGACCAAGTGATGGTTAACATGGGTGTCCCTGAATTTGAGCCAAACAAGATCCCGTTCAAAGCTAAACAAGCGGAGAAGACCTATATTCTTCGTGCCGGTCATCACACTCTGTTCTGCGGCTCGGTGAGCATGGGCAATCCACATGTTGTGACTGTGGTTGATGATGTAGCAACCGCAAATGTGGAAGAGATTGGTCCTTTGCTTGAATCTCATGAACGTTTCCCAGAACGTGTGAATGCGGGCTTTATGCAGGTGCTGAGTCGCGACAAGATTAACCTTCGTGTTTATGAGCGTGGTGCAGGTGAAACTCAGGCGTGTGGCACAGGCGCATGTGCCGCAGTGGCTGTCGGTATTCAGCAGGGTCTTCTAGACTCTTCTGTAGAGGTATCTCTGCCGGGTGGTAAGCTACGCATTGATTGGCAGGGAGAGGGTAAACCTCTGTTTATGACGGGTTCAGCAACCCATGTATTCGACGGACAGATCAGCTGCTAG
- the rhtB gene encoding homoserine/homoserine lactone efflux protein, with amino-acid sequence MELKIWLAYVATAIIFSLAPGSGTVNSISNGINYGMRNSLSAILGLQLGLAFHIVLVGAGLGAIVAKSATAFTVLKWVGVVYLIWLGIQKWRDSSGFALNQGAVDISRTKLLKQAVFINLTNPKSIVFLVALFPQFLNPSAPQLPQLLILGVTTIVIDGIVMVGYTGLAAQMGKYVRSNSVVGKLNKMFGSMFVGCGLLLASAKA; translated from the coding sequence ATGGAGTTGAAAATTTGGTTGGCCTATGTGGCCACGGCAATCATTTTTAGTCTGGCGCCGGGTTCAGGTACGGTGAACTCTATCTCCAACGGCATCAATTATGGGATGCGTAATTCTCTTTCTGCAATTCTAGGCCTTCAACTGGGTTTGGCGTTTCATATTGTTCTTGTAGGTGCCGGCCTTGGCGCTATCGTGGCTAAATCAGCCACTGCTTTTACGGTGCTGAAGTGGGTCGGTGTGGTGTATCTCATCTGGCTCGGTATTCAAAAATGGCGCGACAGCAGTGGCTTTGCTCTAAACCAAGGTGCCGTTGATATTTCTCGCACTAAGCTGCTAAAGCAGGCGGTGTTTATCAACCTGACTAACCCCAAATCTATCGTCTTTTTGGTGGCGTTGTTTCCCCAATTCTTGAATCCGAGCGCACCTCAGTTGCCACAGCTACTTATCTTAGGTGTTACTACCATAGTGATCGATGGCATCGTGATGGTAGGTTATACCGGCTTAGCGGCGCAGATGGGAAAATACGTGCGTTCGAACTCAGTGGTGGGCAAGCTAAATAAGATGTTTGGCTCTATGTTTGTGGGGTGTGGCTTGCTATTAGCTTCAGCCAAGGCGTAG